A window of the Roseburia sp. 831b genome harbors these coding sequences:
- a CDS encoding response regulator transcription factor, producing the protein MQKILIVEDDTNINNLLQEALSKAGYSCEQAFSGTEAKLLLNMQEHSYALVLLDLMLPGITGEAVLEEIRKKGNLPVIVLTAKDSLDEKVKVLTSGADDYITKPFEIREVLARIQVQLRHTEEKEIKESNLSFREMVLNKATFQVSIGGKILPKITRQEFAILELLLRNPKQVFSKEDIFEYAWDEPYMGETKTLDVHISNIRKKIKAVTSEEYIETVWGIGYRLHL; encoded by the coding sequence ATGCAGAAAATACTGATTGTAGAAGATGATACAAATATCAATAATCTGCTTCAGGAAGCTTTATCCAAAGCGGGCTATTCCTGTGAGCAGGCGTTTTCCGGAACTGAGGCAAAGCTGCTTTTGAATATGCAGGAGCATAGCTATGCACTGGTGTTGCTGGATTTGATGTTGCCGGGAATTACAGGAGAAGCAGTTCTGGAGGAAATACGGAAAAAGGGAAATCTTCCGGTTATTGTTTTGACTGCGAAAGATAGCTTGGATGAAAAGGTAAAGGTTTTAACTAGTGGGGCTGATGATTATATAACGAAACCTTTTGAAATCAGAGAGGTACTGGCAAGAATTCAGGTACAGCTTCGTCATACAGAAGAAAAGGAAATAAAAGAATCTAACCTTTCGTTCAGAGAGATGGTATTGAACAAAGCTACTTTTCAGGTCAGCATTGGTGGAAAAATACTTCCTAAGATAACAAGACAGGAGTTTGCGATTTTAGAATTACTGCTTAGAAATCCGAAGCAGGTTTTCAGTAAAGAGGACATTTTTGAATATGCGTGGGACGAACCCTATATGGGTGAAACAAAGACTCTGGATGTACATATAAGCAATATTCGTAAAAAGATAAAAGCAGTTACATCTGAGGAATATATTGAAACAGTCTGGGGAATCGGTTATCGTCTTCATCTATAA
- a CDS encoding ABC transporter ATP-binding protein, with protein sequence MINADKKKEMKNLSEMLLETRNLTKQYGHHKAVDSVNMHIKKGAIYGFIGRNGAGKTTCLKMISGLSKPTCGEIEMFGYKGKDLQKVRSRIGCLIEAPGLYGNMTAYENLNIKCKLFGIKKKSYIEEILRIIGLEDVGKKKTKHFSLGMKQRLGIGLALVGEPDLLVLDEPINGLDPQGIAEIRDTIQRLQKEKNMTICISSHILEELSKIATDYGIIHNGSLLQEITREELIRRCSERIELTLDHPKQAIPVLDSMGFTNYQVTDKEHIHIFERLNESAALNMELAKSGIPVKGISITSEELETYFLNLTGGADHA encoded by the coding sequence ATGATAAATGCAGATAAGAAAAAGGAGATGAAAAACTTGAGCGAAATGTTATTGGAAACAAGAAATTTGACTAAGCAATATGGACACCATAAAGCTGTGGACAGTGTCAATATGCATATTAAAAAAGGTGCTATTTATGGTTTTATCGGTCGGAATGGAGCTGGGAAGACAACTTGTCTGAAGATGATCAGTGGACTTTCCAAGCCAACTTGTGGAGAAATCGAGATGTTCGGATACAAGGGAAAGGATTTGCAAAAAGTTCGATCACGGATAGGATGTCTGATTGAGGCACCGGGACTTTATGGAAATATGACTGCATATGAAAATCTGAATATCAAATGCAAGCTGTTTGGAATAAAGAAAAAAAGTTATATTGAAGAAATATTGAGAATTATCGGTCTGGAGGATGTGGGAAAGAAAAAAACAAAACATTTTTCACTTGGAATGAAACAGCGTTTGGGAATTGGTCTTGCTTTGGTTGGAGAACCAGATTTATTAGTTCTTGATGAGCCAATCAATGGATTGGATCCACAGGGTATTGCAGAGATCCGGGATACGATTCAGAGACTTCAGAAAGAGAAGAATATGACAATATGTATTTCCAGTCATATTCTTGAGGAATTATCGAAGATTGCTACTGATTATGGAATTATTCATAATGGAAGTTTATTACAGGAAATTACAAGAGAAGAATTAATAAGAAGATGCAGTGAACGGATAGAGTTGACATTGGATCATCCGAAACAGGCGATTCCGGTGCTGGATTCTATGGGATTTACCAACTATCAGGTAACAGATAAAGAGCATATTCATATTTTTGAACGATTGAATGAAAGTGCAGCGTTGAATATGGAACTTGCAAAGTCAGGAATTCCGGTAAAAGGGATTTCCATAACCAGTGAAGAACTGGAAACTTATTTTCTGAATCTGACGGGAGGTGCGGATCATGCTTAA
- a CDS encoding IS110 family transposase, with translation MNVKARRTKKQVNVENQAIKLLSKEELSRKIEVVEKELRSYTWRELETNGKFAKNDKLSFITDDMLIVGCDIGSENHYIRAIDVRGRELSSGAFEFSNTSEGFANAKAWVLALAAKHDKKQIVLGLEPTGHYWFALAAWMISNGISVVQVNPYAVKQSKEIEDNSQVKDDRKDPKLIANLVKDGNYGMPYLPEKVYADMRRLSMFRDQLTEDRIRNINRLHRELKIYFPEYMDAFGKIDGAFTLEVLKVSAIPSDITALGAEGIKNIWHNVKLRGRGYSRANEIVSYAEKSVGLTDGTDAGREAVKWYAEQILKLDEQLAVIESTLHEKCREIPYAENILEIKGVGENILAGILAEMGDISRFDDVKEIQKLSGMGLVACSSGKHKGQTKISHRGRKRLRYWLFQAAKSAVSHADEFKQLHEYYTTRTNNPLKKMQSLVVIACKILRVIYTILKTGTTYDPQKLLKDIKHLAASQVPMAA, from the coding sequence ATGAATGTTAAAGCAAGAAGAACAAAAAAGCAAGTAAATGTAGAAAATCAGGCAATAAAGCTTCTGTCAAAAGAAGAATTGAGCAGGAAAATAGAGGTGGTAGAAAAAGAACTGAGATCCTATACCTGGCGTGAACTTGAAACAAACGGTAAATTTGCCAAGAACGATAAACTCTCTTTCATTACGGATGACATGCTTATAGTAGGATGCGATATAGGTAGTGAGAATCATTATATTAGGGCAATCGATGTCAGAGGAAGAGAGTTAAGCAGCGGAGCATTCGAGTTTAGCAATACTTCAGAAGGCTTTGCGAATGCCAAGGCATGGGTGCTGGCACTTGCGGCAAAACACGATAAGAAACAGATAGTACTGGGTCTTGAACCGACAGGTCACTACTGGTTTGCGTTGGCTGCATGGATGATTTCAAACGGAATCAGCGTTGTCCAGGTAAATCCATATGCCGTAAAGCAGAGTAAAGAAATAGAAGACAATAGCCAGGTCAAGGATGACAGAAAAGATCCGAAACTGATTGCAAATCTTGTGAAAGATGGAAACTACGGAATGCCTTATCTTCCAGAAAAAGTTTACGCAGACATGAGAAGACTCTCCATGTTCAGGGATCAGCTTACCGAAGACAGGATAAGAAATATCAATCGTCTTCACCGAGAATTGAAAATCTATTTTCCAGAATACATGGACGCATTTGGAAAAATAGATGGAGCGTTTACTTTGGAAGTACTGAAAGTATCAGCTATCCCATCGGATATCACAGCACTGGGAGCAGAAGGCATAAAAAATATCTGGCACAATGTAAAACTAAGAGGACGCGGTTACAGCAGAGCCAATGAAATCGTGAGCTATGCAGAGAAAAGTGTGGGATTAACGGATGGAACGGATGCAGGGCGTGAAGCAGTGAAATGGTATGCAGAACAGATCCTGAAGCTGGATGAGCAGCTTGCTGTGATTGAAAGTACTTTACATGAAAAATGCAGGGAAATACCTTACGCAGAAAACATACTTGAAATCAAAGGTGTAGGTGAAAACATACTGGCTGGAATACTGGCAGAAATGGGAGATATCAGCAGATTTGATGATGTGAAGGAAATCCAGAAACTAAGCGGTATGGGGCTGGTGGCATGCAGTTCAGGCAAGCATAAAGGACAGACAAAAATCAGCCACAGAGGACGCAAGAGACTTAGGTACTGGCTGTTCCAGGCAGCAAAGTCAGCGGTGTCGCATGCAGATGAATTTAAGCAGCTACATGAGTACTATACAACACGAACCAACAATCCGCTGAAAAAGATGCAGTCACTGGTTGTGATAGCCTGCAAGATACTGAGGGTGATTTACACGATTCTAAAGACAGGAACAACTTATGATCCGCAGAAACTGTTGAAAGATATCAAACATCTGGCAGCTTCACAGGTACCAATGGCAGCATAG
- a CDS encoding putative ABC transporter permease: protein MKKKNFPHSTNNSRKNRFLQIMFHCIFLFFLASFLGFLWEVVIFLIKEHTFYNRGFLYGPWLPIYGVGAVLFFLLLRKIEHRPILVFLLSGLIGSVLEYTIGWFLDHFFHLRYWDYSNYFCNWNGYICFWSAVGFCVAGVLWVCIISHFALYFYEKMPAPWQRRLLSLLILAFLIDCAASLIVPNQGNGITFR from the coding sequence ATGAAAAAGAAAAATTTTCCCCATTCCACCAACAATTCAAGAAAAAATCGGTTTCTGCAAATCATGTTTCACTGCATCTTTCTGTTTTTTCTGGCTTCGTTTCTTGGCTTTCTCTGGGAAGTCGTGATTTTCCTGATAAAAGAACACACCTTTTACAACCGGGGCTTTCTCTATGGTCCGTGGCTTCCTATCTACGGCGTTGGTGCTGTCTTGTTTTTCCTTCTTTTACGAAAAATAGAGCATCGTCCCATTCTCGTATTCCTGCTGTCAGGACTGATTGGCTCCGTTTTGGAATATACAATCGGCTGGTTTTTAGACCACTTTTTCCATCTGCGCTATTGGGATTATTCCAACTACTTTTGTAATTGGAATGGATATATTTGTTTCTGGTCCGCCGTCGGCTTTTGTGTGGCGGGCGTCCTGTGGGTCTGCATCATTTCACATTTTGCCCTATATTTTTATGAAAAAATGCCAGCACCCTGGCAGCGTCGTCTCCTTTCGCTGCTGATACTGGCATTTCTCATAGATTGTGCTGCCTC
- the guaA gene encoding glutamine-hydrolyzing GMP synthase codes for MEKLQEKVIVIDFGGQYNQLVARRVRECNVYCEIYSYKIDIEQIKAMNPKGIILTGGPNSCYEEDSPSYQKELFELGIPVLGLCYGAQLMMHKLGGKVITPEVGEYGKTEIHYAPNAVLFQGMPETSICWMSHFDRIEVAAPGFEVVAHTADCPIAATQNVEKGLYAIQFHPEVLHTVNGTKMIYNFVRNVCGCSGTWRMDSFVEETIKSIREKVGDGKVLLALSGGVDSSVAAGLLSRAIGKQLTCVFVDHGLLRKNEGDEVENVFGPNGQFDLNFIRVNAQERYYAKLAGVTEPEAKRKIIGEEFIRVFEEEAKKIGAVDFLAQGTIYPDVVESGLGGESAVIKSHHNVGGLPDFVDFKEIIEPLRNLFKDEVRKAGLELGIPEHLVFRQPFPGPGLGIRIIGEVTGEKVRIVQDADAIYREEVDKAVAEYKKANGTEPSWMPNQYFAALTNMRSVGVMGDERTYDYAVALRAVNTVDFMTAESAEIPFAVLQTVMSRIINEVKGVNRIFYDLTSKPPGTIEFE; via the coding sequence ATGGAAAAACTCCAGGAAAAAGTCATAGTCATCGATTTCGGTGGACAGTACAACCAGCTGGTTGCCCGCCGGGTTCGTGAGTGCAATGTTTACTGTGAGATTTATTCTTATAAAATTGACATTGAACAGATTAAAGCTATGAATCCCAAAGGTATCATTCTGACAGGAGGACCGAACAGCTGCTATGAAGAGGACTCACCTTCTTATCAGAAAGAATTGTTTGAATTGGGAATTCCGGTACTTGGACTTTGCTATGGTGCTCAGCTTATGATGCACAAACTTGGCGGTAAGGTCATTACCCCAGAAGTAGGAGAATATGGAAAAACAGAGATTCACTATGCACCGAATGCTGTTTTATTCCAGGGTATGCCAGAGACATCCATTTGCTGGATGAGCCATTTTGATCGAATCGAAGTCGCAGCGCCAGGATTTGAGGTGGTTGCGCATACAGCAGATTGCCCAATTGCGGCAACTCAGAACGTAGAAAAGGGACTTTATGCAATTCAGTTCCACCCGGAGGTGCTTCACACCGTAAACGGTACAAAGATGATTTACAATTTTGTCCGTAATGTCTGTGGATGTTCCGGAACCTGGAGAATGGATTCTTTCGTGGAAGAGACCATCAAGTCCATTCGTGAAAAAGTTGGAGATGGAAAAGTTCTTCTTGCTTTATCCGGCGGTGTAGATTCTTCCGTTGCAGCAGGTCTTTTATCCAGAGCAATCGGAAAGCAGCTCACCTGTGTATTCGTAGATCACGGTCTTCTTCGTAAAAACGAAGGAGATGAAGTAGAAAATGTATTCGGACCAAACGGTCAGTTTGATTTGAATTTCATCCGTGTCAATGCGCAGGAACGTTACTATGCAAAACTTGCAGGTGTGACAGAACCGGAGGCAAAACGTAAGATTATCGGTGAGGAGTTCATTCGTGTTTTCGAAGAGGAAGCAAAGAAAATCGGAGCCGTAGATTTTCTTGCGCAGGGAACCATTTATCCAGACGTTGTAGAGTCCGGACTTGGCGGTGAATCCGCAGTCATCAAATCCCACCACAACGTAGGCGGGCTTCCTGATTTCGTTGATTTCAAAGAAATCATCGAACCGCTTCGTAACCTTTTCAAGGATGAAGTAAGAAAAGCAGGTCTTGAACTTGGCATTCCAGAACACTTAGTATTCCGTCAGCCATTCCCGGGACCAGGACTTGGAATCCGTATCATCGGGGAAGTGACCGGAGAGAAAGTTCGTATCGTGCAGGATGCCGATGCCATCTACCGTGAGGAAGTGGACAAAGCCGTTGCCGAATACAAGAAAGCGAACGGAACAGAACCATCCTGGATGCCAAACCAGTACTTCGCAGCACTCACAAACATGCGTTCGGTTGGCGTTATGGGTGATGAAAGAACCTACGATTACGCAGTAGCACTTCGTGCCGTAAATACCGTAGACTTCATGACAGCAGAATCTGCAGAGATACCATTTGCAGTCTTACAGACTGTCATGAGCAGAATTATCAACGAGGTGAAAGGGGTCAATCGTATATTCTATGATTTGACGAGTAAGCCACCGGGAACGATTGAGTTTGAGTAA